A single Parabacteroides timonensis DNA region contains:
- a CDS encoding RagB/SusD family nutrient uptake outer membrane protein has protein sequence MKINKLSYISLLVAGMMTVSSCSDILDTPPTTSPSEAIFWQSKSDFNSALAGCYEIMQAKTLSHGMIVFDCLTDNAYGSSGSSYVYQSYLIQADNLDPSMGGFVPDLYKEAYAAITRLNIFLYQLNNYQGGDMSSVRNQYEGEALFLRSYCYYLLYLCYGEVPYPTVPLDITTQNMPKETLDNVYKNLTSDLQTAIDKMDDKTFKGAGGHATKGAAKALKARVLMYHAYGDGGKIANRDEVQEAYNLLNEIKGYSLAERYADNFTYDAQEGCPEIVFSIKFLAPNDYNNFDHIYGNYSPARPVDNLIKEYEDGDNRLGQIVAFDDKYQWPGGEVVSLTRSDLKKAMIKWLTPMLKDGEMWQASTRSEQDWVFLRWGELLLLKAEAANELGISGAAEMVNQIRKRAGLADLAANLTQDQLREKIRHERRVETPFELIRYYDMKRWRIMDKLNGLELDPLLAGHVTAWSKAHEYLPLPQDQVDFSNGVLIQNPNY, from the coding sequence ATGAAAATAAATAAACTATCATATATATCCTTGTTGGTTGCCGGTATGATGACTGTATCTTCTTGCTCAGATATTCTGGATACACCTCCGACGACCTCTCCGTCAGAAGCTATTTTCTGGCAATCCAAGTCTGATTTCAACTCTGCACTGGCGGGTTGTTACGAAATTATGCAGGCAAAAACTTTATCTCATGGGATGATTGTTTTCGACTGCCTGACGGATAATGCTTACGGAAGTTCCGGTTCTAGCTATGTCTATCAGTCGTATCTGATACAGGCTGATAACCTGGACCCGTCGATGGGTGGTTTTGTTCCTGATCTTTATAAAGAAGCTTATGCTGCCATAACCCGTTTGAATATATTTCTTTATCAGTTGAATAACTATCAGGGAGGGGATATGAGCAGTGTGCGTAATCAGTATGAAGGTGAGGCTTTATTCCTTCGTTCCTATTGTTATTATCTGCTTTATTTGTGTTACGGTGAGGTTCCGTATCCAACAGTTCCGCTGGATATAACAACTCAGAACATGCCGAAAGAAACGCTTGATAATGTCTATAAGAATCTGACATCCGATTTACAGACGGCTATCGATAAGATGGATGATAAGACTTTCAAAGGTGCCGGTGGTCATGCTACCAAAGGTGCTGCAAAGGCATTGAAAGCCCGCGTATTAATGTACCATGCTTATGGTGATGGTGGAAAGATCGCTAATCGTGATGAAGTGCAGGAAGCTTATAATCTATTGAATGAAATCAAAGGATATTCATTGGCTGAACGTTATGCCGATAACTTTACTTATGATGCACAGGAAGGTTGTCCGGAGATCGTTTTCTCTATAAAGTTCCTGGCCCCGAATGATTATAACAATTTCGATCACATATACGGAAACTATTCTCCGGCTCGTCCCGTTGACAATCTGATTAAAGAGTATGAAGATGGAGATAATCGTCTGGGACAGATCGTTGCTTTTGATGATAAATATCAATGGCCGGGTGGTGAAGTTGTATCATTGACCAGAAGTGATTTGAAGAAGGCAATGATAAAATGGCTGACTCCTATGTTGAAAGATGGTGAAATGTGGCAGGCTAGTACCCGTAGTGAGCAGGACTGGGTGTTCTTGCGTTGGGGTGAACTTTTGCTGTTGAAGGCTGAAGCTGCTAATGAACTGGGCATTTCCGGTGCTGCTGAAATGGTAAATCAGATTCGCAAGCGTGCGGGATTAGCTGATTTGGCGGCAAATCTGACTCAGGACCAGTTGCGTGAAAAGATTCGTCACGAACGCCGTGTGGAAACTCCGTTCGAGTTAATCCGTTATTATGATATGAAACGTTGGAGGATCATGGATAAACTAAATGGTCTTGAACTCGATCCGTTATTGGCCGGACATGTAACAGCCTGGTCGAAAGCACATGAGTATTTACCGTTGCCACAGGATCAGGTTGATTTCTCTAATGGAGTTTTGATACAGAATCCGAACTATTAA
- a CDS encoding SusC/RagA family TonB-linked outer membrane protein: MKKEIKRTTQSLWRLLLLMVVFNSSLSLFAQTQTISGVVLDEFGDPMIGVSVLVKGTTTGIITDVDGNFVVSAKIGDILLVKYLGYKDHEVKVMSNARLKISLQEDTQNLDEIVVVGYGTQKKVNLTGAVSAVTGEEIAKRPVANTSTMLQGQMPGLRITSDRGQPGNENVQIRVRGQGTYSSAGSNPLILINGVEGDLASLDPNIIESVSVLKDAASASIYGSRAANGVILITTKNGSETKDRVSIRYNGNFAIHNPTSLLDVIWDSPTYMKYFNMAKDNSGAPATDRYSQEMIANYTNPSDPNKYPSFDWVDYMFSAAFVQQHNLNISGTTGKTSYNAALSMINQPGTMKGQEFKRYNATLDLTSQVNDWVRFGMYFTGSRSNRQETRQGDTDAYLSTISQAPTYMPWLPDDGTGIRRYTSKAFTFESNNKNMPAIVETENFKNYINTDVNVQAWLEVNPVKGLSWYTKGAMRYKQQHVKDWGALPTPVYFYHDGVQNGTLNTNGTGLTSTMDNSSYYNLYTYLKYDWVAPNKEHDFSVMAGYNLEYYKLDNLKGYRQNFDFPLHELNAGSSSVQTNEGKSEEWGIMSAFFRANYAYKQRYLLEVNARYDGSSRISPDSRWGIFPSFSVGWRITEEEWMKSLDWTWLNSLKIRGSWGILGNQNIGLYSYYALVTTGKDYSFDNSNLQSGVAQTAISNRDLKWESTSLGDFGIDITAFNGFNITFDWYRKRAYDILRGAQGNSLLGLTPPNVNQGEMVNKGIEVTLAYNGYIREGIFKGMSYNAGVFFDRTRNELTKYGADFIDSSKGLIYKEGLPYESFYGYKAIGIFKDEADVSGSPKQFNDKTLPGDIKYADISGPNGVPDGIIDENDRMVLDGRTPDFEYTVNLGANWKGFDLSLMGQGVQGVKHYATAWGLRPFYQGTPISQDYIDNMWTEEHTDAKYPRLYFADMGGTKNQRESTYWLHNASYFRLKNLTFGYTLPKALTSKAKIERLRFYFSGDNLLTFSKFPQGGDPERNYSSTKGTRLVFYPQNRIISFGVNLEF, translated from the coding sequence ATGAAAAAAGAAATCAAAAGGACCACACAATCGCTCTGGCGATTACTATTATTAATGGTGGTGTTTAATTCGAGCCTAAGTTTGTTTGCGCAAACACAGACTATTTCCGGAGTCGTTTTAGATGAGTTTGGCGACCCGATGATTGGGGTGTCGGTACTGGTAAAAGGAACAACCACAGGGATCATAACAGATGTAGACGGGAACTTTGTCGTTTCGGCTAAAATCGGGGATATTCTTTTGGTTAAGTATCTAGGGTACAAAGACCACGAAGTGAAAGTGATGAGTAATGCACGCCTGAAAATCAGTCTTCAGGAAGATACTCAGAATCTGGATGAAATTGTTGTTGTTGGTTACGGAACGCAGAAGAAAGTGAATCTGACCGGTGCCGTATCTGCTGTGACCGGTGAAGAAATAGCGAAACGTCCGGTTGCCAATACATCGACGATGTTGCAGGGGCAGATGCCGGGTTTACGTATCACTTCCGACAGAGGACAACCAGGTAATGAAAACGTTCAGATTCGTGTACGTGGACAGGGTACCTATTCAAGTGCCGGTTCCAACCCATTAATCCTGATTAATGGAGTCGAGGGAGACTTGGCCTCCCTTGATCCGAATATTATTGAAAGTGTTTCTGTTTTGAAGGATGCTGCTTCTGCTTCTATTTATGGATCGCGTGCAGCAAATGGTGTAATCTTGATTACTACAAAAAATGGTTCGGAAACAAAAGACCGCGTTTCTATCCGTTATAACGGAAACTTTGCGATTCACAATCCGACAAGCCTGTTGGATGTAATTTGGGATTCTCCTACGTACATGAAGTATTTCAACATGGCGAAAGATAACTCCGGTGCTCCGGCAACTGATCGTTATTCACAGGAAATGATTGCTAATTATACCAATCCGTCCGATCCGAACAAATACCCGAGTTTCGATTGGGTTGATTATATGTTCAGTGCGGCTTTTGTTCAACAACACAATCTGAATATTTCCGGAACTACGGGTAAAACTTCTTATAACGCTGCTTTAAGTATGATTAATCAGCCGGGAACAATGAAAGGTCAGGAATTTAAACGTTATAATGCTACGTTGGATTTGACTTCACAGGTGAACGACTGGGTACGCTTCGGTATGTATTTTACTGGTAGCCGCAGCAATCGCCAGGAAACCCGTCAGGGGGATACGGATGCTTATCTGTCGACAATTTCGCAGGCTCCGACTTATATGCCCTGGTTGCCGGATGATGGAACAGGTATCAGACGTTATACATCAAAGGCTTTTACTTTTGAAAGTAACAACAAGAATATGCCGGCTATCGTTGAAACAGAAAACTTCAAGAATTATATTAATACGGATGTGAACGTACAGGCTTGGCTGGAAGTAAATCCGGTTAAGGGCTTAAGTTGGTATACCAAAGGGGCTATGCGTTATAAGCAACAACATGTAAAAGACTGGGGAGCACTTCCGACACCGGTTTATTTCTATCATGATGGTGTTCAGAATGGTACTTTAAATACGAATGGTACGGGTTTGACCAGTACGATGGATAATAGTTCTTACTATAATTTATATACTTATTTGAAATATGACTGGGTAGCCCCTAATAAGGAACATGATTTTTCTGTAATGGCTGGTTACAACTTGGAATATTATAAATTGGATAACCTAAAAGGTTATCGCCAAAATTTCGATTTCCCGTTACATGAATTGAATGCCGGAAGCTCTTCCGTTCAGACAAACGAAGGTAAATCGGAAGAGTGGGGTATCATGTCTGCTTTCTTCCGTGCTAATTATGCGTATAAGCAGCGTTACTTATTGGAAGTGAATGCCCGTTATGACGGTTCTTCACGTATCTCACCCGATTCCCGCTGGGGTATATTCCCTTCTTTCTCTGTGGGATGGCGTATAACTGAAGAAGAATGGATGAAGAGTCTGGATTGGACCTGGCTGAATAGCTTGAAGATTCGTGGTTCATGGGGTATACTGGGTAACCAGAATATCGGATTGTATTCTTATTATGCTTTGGTTACGACCGGTAAAGATTACAGTTTTGACAATTCAAATCTGCAATCAGGAGTGGCACAGACTGCTATCAGTAACCGCGATTTGAAATGGGAATCGACTTCTTTGGGTGATTTTGGGATCGATATCACGGCTTTCAATGGCTTTAATATCACATTTGACTGGTATAGAAAGAGAGCATACGATATTCTTCGTGGAGCACAAGGTAATTCTTTGTTAGGATTAACTCCTCCGAATGTAAATCAGGGTGAGATGGTAAACAAAGGTATTGAAGTAACGTTGGCCTATAATGGATATATTCGGGAAGGCATTTTTAAAGGTATGAGCTATAATGCAGGTGTATTCTTCGATCGCACAAGAAATGAGCTGACGAAATATGGTGCCGATTTTATCGATTCTTCCAAAGGTTTGATCTATAAAGAAGGATTACCTTATGAATCGTTTTACGGATATAAAGCAATCGGTATTTTCAAGGACGAAGCAGATGTTTCCGGCTCTCCTAAACAGTTTAATGACAAAACGTTGCCGGGTGATATTAAATATGCCGATATCAGCGGCCCCAATGGAGTTCCGGACGGAATTATTGATGAGAATGACCGTATGGTGCTCGATGGTCGTACTCCGGATTTCGAATATACAGTGAATCTGGGTGCCAACTGGAAAGGTTTCGACCTGTCATTGATGGGACAAGGTGTACAAGGTGTAAAGCATTATGCTACTGCGTGGGGATTGCGTCCATTCTATCAAGGAACACCTATCTCGCAGGATTATATAGACAATATGTGGACAGAAGAGCATACCGATGCTAAATATCCGCGTTTATATTTTGCTGATATGGGAGGAACAAAGAACCAGCGTGAAAGTACTTACTGGTTACATAACGCATCTTATTTCCGTTTGAAGAACCTGACATTCGGTTATACGTTGCCGAAAGCGCTGACCAGCAAGGCAAAGATTGAACGTTTGCGTTTCTATTTCTCTGGTGATAATCTGTTGACATTTAGTAAATTTCCACAAGGGGGTGACCCGGAACGTAATTATAGTTCGACCAAAGGTACCCGTTTGGTATTTTATCCTCAGAACCGTATAATCTCATTTGGTGTAAACCTTGAATTTTAA
- a CDS encoding SUMF1/EgtB/PvdO family nonheme iron enzyme has protein sequence MDKKLIILSACLAFSLSAFSQKQKKQAPLSWSEKIAVAKQNAYEQMRNNCLPVVSKVIKAKNAAEKFTADVTGLDEMVLYSWGTVDGTADDQAVWANARLIAADGSSVWLNDLKDTFKDTGTGRLVFNANAKDVPVVMKGKMYDRTIMANANAQIVVPLDKKYVRFEAEIGLENRSSAGTVVFRLQGITGKELSEDIIAGFPAEATQFLPFAGSDMKALVTTYNADIEKHIAQSVVDLLTDKRYFTTCITAAGQEKELDRQVVVYLDIAQDAMKVYELQESLSWLNLRAIEEAFNDMKRNKSFDQAVNQSRLSTLKGLVNKGFSGIYSNDETTIKEAKHALQLKHDILLANPELDIDKLIVGRYHIGTNARQINPRALGTQNNNWSNQTSAARSGFDAEIVVLSNLRGDIQSRTIFKPDNGSSLPDLKLHWNADRVMFSMVDTDKRWQVFEVGLDGKGLKKLVESPEKDLEFFDATWLPSGKIIAISNIGYNGVPCVNGNDEVGNMCLYDPKDGSLRRLTFDQDANWSPVLMNNGKVMYTRWEYTDLTHYFSRFVMHMNPDGTEQKALYGSGSYFPNSTFDAKPLPGQASGFIGIISGHHGVTRSGRLILFDPSKGRKAEQGMVQELPFRDRKIEPVVKDRLVDDVWPQFIKPYPLNDKYYLVAAKLNPNALWGIYLVDVFDNLTLIAEYEGEGLIHPIPVRTTPVPPVIPDRTKPDTKEATVFIQDIYEGEGLKGVPRGTVKAFRVLSYEYAYNKTPSDHWAQGVQSGWDIKRLLGTVPVEEDGSALFTIPANMPISLQPLDSCGRAVQWMRSWLTGMPGETVSCIGCHEDQNQIPIPKRVVASTIKPHAITLPEGGQRPFTFELEVQPVLDRACIACHNGSNKLADFTGGRIDEFSGFGKSYLNLHPYVHRQGPEAEIEVLNPYEYHASASDLIRILRTGHHGIELTDKEWKTLYNWIDFNAPYHSKFKANLFKGVEQISRRTELMEKYARSGVDWQAEIRDYADYLGKQPKPSPVKPERQEYKDKEAKVKGWPFNADAAKSMLAKDKETKKSIELASGIVMNFVRIPAGTFVMGSNRIHSDYSPANKQEVKKAFWMAEIEVSNEQFRTVFPDHNSRFINQLWKDHVHEGYPANNPEQPAIRVSWEEAVDFCKKLSAKTGLKVTLPTEVQWEWACRAGSSSDFWYGALDTDFAAYENMADKQLNKLAVRGVDPQPMSSTDPWYKYYTFQPKDNRVDDGNMLMVKGGDYQANPWGLYDMQGNIAEWTRSDYLPYPYNEKEQGRGTEKVVRGGSWIDHPKTATAYFRKSYLPWQKVHNVGFRVIIED, from the coding sequence ATGGATAAGAAACTAATTATTTTATCAGCTTGTCTGGCTTTTTCGCTTTCTGCTTTTTCTCAGAAGCAGAAGAAACAGGCACCTCTTTCCTGGTCGGAAAAGATTGCCGTAGCAAAGCAGAATGCTTATGAGCAAATGAGGAATAACTGTCTGCCGGTAGTATCCAAAGTCATAAAGGCGAAAAATGCAGCCGAGAAATTCACAGCCGATGTTACCGGGCTGGATGAAATGGTACTTTATTCCTGGGGAACAGTCGACGGTACTGCCGACGACCAGGCCGTATGGGCAAATGCACGGTTGATAGCTGCCGACGGTTCATCTGTCTGGCTGAATGACCTGAAAGATACATTTAAGGATACCGGTACAGGGCGTCTGGTCTTTAATGCCAATGCTAAAGATGTTCCGGTTGTTATGAAAGGAAAAATGTATGATCGGACGATCATGGCAAATGCGAATGCACAGATTGTCGTTCCTTTAGATAAAAAATATGTCCGTTTTGAAGCTGAGATCGGACTGGAAAACCGTTCCTCGGCGGGAACAGTTGTTTTCCGCTTGCAGGGGATAACGGGAAAAGAGTTGTCCGAAGATATTATTGCCGGTTTTCCGGCTGAAGCGACACAGTTTCTTCCGTTTGCCGGAAGTGACATGAAAGCGTTGGTTACGACTTACAATGCCGATATAGAAAAACATATAGCCCAATCCGTTGTCGACCTGTTGACGGATAAAAGATATTTTACAACCTGTATTACTGCTGCCGGCCAGGAAAAAGAGCTGGACAGACAGGTGGTCGTTTACCTGGATATAGCACAGGATGCTATGAAGGTATACGAATTGCAGGAGTCTCTGAGTTGGCTGAATTTGCGGGCCATCGAAGAGGCATTTAATGATATGAAACGTAACAAATCGTTTGACCAGGCTGTTAACCAATCCCGACTTTCCACATTAAAGGGATTGGTCAATAAAGGTTTTTCCGGTATATATTCAAACGATGAAACTACTATAAAAGAAGCTAAACATGCCTTACAGTTGAAACATGATATATTGTTGGCAAACCCAGAACTGGATATCGACAAATTGATCGTCGGTCGTTATCATATAGGAACTAACGCCCGTCAGATCAATCCTCGTGCTCTGGGAACGCAGAACAACAACTGGTCGAACCAGACTTCTGCCGCCCGTAGCGGATTTGATGCGGAGATTGTGGTATTATCGAACCTGCGTGGCGATATTCAGTCGCGTACTATTTTTAAACCGGATAACGGATCATCCCTGCCTGACCTGAAACTACATTGGAATGCAGATCGTGTTATGTTCTCCATGGTCGATACCGACAAGCGCTGGCAAGTTTTTGAAGTTGGGTTGGATGGGAAAGGTTTGAAGAAACTGGTCGAATCGCCGGAGAAAGATCTGGAGTTTTTTGATGCTACTTGGCTACCTTCCGGAAAAATCATTGCGATATCCAATATCGGTTATAATGGTGTCCCGTGTGTAAACGGTAACGACGAAGTCGGTAATATGTGTTTGTATGATCCGAAAGACGGCTCATTGCGTCGCCTGACATTCGATCAGGACGCCAACTGGTCGCCTGTACTGATGAATAACGGGAAGGTGATGTATACCCGCTGGGAATATACTGATCTGACGCATTATTTCTCCCGTTTCGTGATGCATATGAATCCGGACGGAACGGAACAGAAGGCACTTTACGGTAGTGGTTCTTATTTCCCGAACAGTACATTTGATGCAAAACCGCTTCCTGGACAGGCATCAGGTTTTATAGGTATTATCTCCGGCCATCATGGTGTTACCCGTTCCGGTCGTCTGATCCTGTTTGACCCGTCTAAAGGACGTAAGGCTGAACAGGGAATGGTGCAGGAGTTGCCTTTCCGCGATCGTAAGATAGAACCGGTCGTAAAAGACCGCTTAGTGGATGATGTATGGCCACAGTTTATCAAGCCTTATCCATTGAACGATAAATATTACCTGGTAGCGGCCAAGTTGAATCCGAATGCGCTGTGGGGAATCTATCTGGTAGATGTATTCGATAACCTGACGTTGATTGCAGAATACGAAGGCGAAGGACTGATCCATCCGATTCCGGTCAGAACGACACCAGTACCTCCTGTTATCCCTGATCGTACGAAACCGGATACGAAGGAAGCGACTGTCTTTATTCAGGATATCTATGAAGGGGAAGGATTGAAAGGCGTACCGCGTGGTACGGTGAAAGCCTTCCGTGTGCTTTCTTACGAATATGCTTACAACAAAACACCATCCGATCATTGGGCACAGGGTGTACAGAGTGGCTGGGATATCAAACGCCTATTGGGTACTGTTCCGGTGGAAGAAGATGGTTCCGCCTTGTTCACCATACCTGCAAACATGCCGATCTCACTTCAGCCGCTCGATTCGTGCGGACGTGCCGTACAATGGATGAGAAGCTGGCTGACCGGTATGCCGGGTGAAACCGTTTCCTGTATCGGTTGTCACGAAGATCAGAACCAGATACCTATCCCGAAACGTGTGGTTGCATCGACAATCAAACCGCATGCGATCACCCTGCCGGAGGGAGGACAACGTCCGTTTACCTTCGAATTGGAAGTTCAACCGGTTTTGGATCGTGCTTGCATCGCCTGTCATAATGGCTCCAACAAACTGGCCGACTTTACCGGTGGCCGTATCGATGAATTTTCCGGATTTGGCAAAAGCTATCTGAACCTGCATCCTTATGTTCATCGTCAGGGGCCGGAAGCAGAAATAGAAGTCTTGAATCCGTATGAGTATCATGCATCTGCCAGTGATTTGATCAGGATATTGAGAACCGGACATCATGGAATAGAATTAACAGATAAGGAGTGGAAAACCCTTTATAACTGGATTGATTTTAATGCTCCCTATCATAGTAAGTTCAAAGCGAATCTTTTTAAAGGGGTAGAACAGATCAGTCGCCGTACGGAGCTGATGGAAAAATATGCCCGTTCAGGTGTAGATTGGCAGGCAGAGATACGTGATTATGCCGATTACCTGGGTAAACAGCCGAAACCCTCTCCCGTAAAACCGGAACGTCAGGAATATAAGGATAAAGAAGCGAAAGTAAAAGGCTGGCCATTTAATGCTGATGCAGCCAAGAGCATGTTGGCAAAAGACAAGGAGACAAAGAAAAGTATCGAACTGGCTTCGGGTATTGTCATGAACTTTGTCCGTATCCCGGCCGGTACGTTTGTAATGGGAAGCAACCGGATACATTCCGATTATTCGCCGGCCAACAAGCAGGAAGTAAAGAAAGCTTTCTGGATGGCAGAGATTGAAGTGAGTAATGAACAGTTCCGTACCGTTTTCCCGGATCATAACAGCCGCTTCATCAATCAGCTTTGGAAAGACCATGTACATGAGGGATATCCGGCAAACAATCCGGAACAACCGGCTATCCGTGTCAGTTGGGAAGAAGCCGTGGATTTCTGTAAGAAGTTGAGTGCAAAAACCGGATTGAAGGTAACCTTACCGACGGAGGTACAATGGGAATGGGCTTGCCGGGCCGGTAGTAGCAGTGACTTCTGGTATGGTGCATTAGATACTGATTTTGCTGCGTATGAAAATATGGCGGATAAGCAATTGAATAAATTAGCCGTAAGGGGAGTTGATCCCCAGCCGATGAGTTCAACTGATCCCTGGTATAAATATTATACTTTTCAACCGAAAGATAATAGGGTGGATGACGGTAATATGTTGATGGTGAAAGGTGGCGATTATCAGGCTAACCCCTGGGGGCTATACGATATGCAGGGGAATATTGCCGAATGGACCCGTTCCGATTATTTGCCTTATCCATACAACGAAAAAGAACAAGGACGAGGAACGGAAAAAGTAGTTCGTGGCGGTTCATGGATAGATCATCCGAAAACGGCAACAGCTTATTTCCGTAAATCTTATCTGCCCTGGCAGAAAGTACATAATGTAGGTTTCCGTGTGATTATTGAAGATTAA